In Cupriavidus basilensis, one genomic interval encodes:
- a CDS encoding DNA translocase FtsK — MARATTTTRTDPSALPSRIGKLLGEVRWFLLLAVTLAFVCILASYSKADPGWSHANQVADIHNLGGRVGAWMADVLFFIFGFSAYWWAVLLVRRCWRGWRALTAELPERNGEARQGLVVSWIGFGLTLTASMGLEAIRMYPLRAALPRAPGGVLGDLLGGWMQMALGFTGATLLLLLTLAIGLSLFFHFSWLSVAEHVGGFVETLFLGFKARRESKQDRIIGEAAKVVRTETVEVQRVKIEEAAPVQIVRPQAVPKHERVEREKQQPLFADIQDSDLPPLALLDPIPTHQETVSAETLEFTSRLIEKKLKDFGVEVKVVAAYPGPVITRYEIEPATGVKGSQVVNLARDLARSLSLVSIRVVETIPGKIYMGLELPNPKRQTVRLSEILGSQVYNESASNLTMALGKDIAGKPMVADLAKMPHCMVAGTTGSGKSVGINAMILSLLYKAKAEQVRLILIDPKMLEMSVYEGIPHLLCPVVTDMRQAGNALNWAVGEMERRYKLMSKLGVRNLAGYNKKIDEAASREEKLPNPFSLTPDAPEPLEKLPMIVIVIDELADLMMVVGKKVEELIARIAQKARAAGIHLVLATQRPSVDVITGLIKANVPTRIAFQVSSKIDSRTILDQQGAEALLGMGDMLYLAPGTGVPIRVHGAFVSDDEVHRVVEKLKEGGETNYIEGILEGGVAEGDLGGDGMGGGAGIGGGGEADPLYDQAVDVVLKNRRASISLVQRHLRIGYNRAARLLEDMEKAGLVSAMSGNGNRDILAPAGTAREEE, encoded by the coding sequence ATGGCCCGAGCTACTACCACAACACGTACCGATCCTTCCGCGCTGCCCTCGCGCATCGGCAAGCTGCTGGGCGAAGTGCGCTGGTTCCTGTTGCTGGCGGTCACATTGGCCTTCGTCTGCATCCTGGCCAGCTACAGCAAGGCTGACCCTGGCTGGTCGCACGCCAACCAGGTGGCCGACATCCACAACCTCGGCGGCCGCGTGGGCGCCTGGATGGCCGATGTGCTGTTCTTTATCTTCGGCTTCTCCGCCTACTGGTGGGCCGTGTTGCTGGTGCGCCGCTGCTGGCGCGGCTGGCGTGCGCTGACCGCCGAGCTGCCCGAGCGCAACGGCGAGGCCCGGCAGGGCCTGGTGGTGAGCTGGATCGGCTTTGGCCTGACGCTGACCGCCAGCATGGGCCTGGAGGCCATCCGCATGTATCCGCTGCGGGCTGCGCTGCCGCGCGCCCCGGGTGGCGTGCTGGGCGACCTGCTCGGTGGCTGGATGCAGATGGCGCTGGGCTTCACCGGCGCCACGCTGCTGCTCTTGCTGACGCTGGCCATCGGCTTGTCGCTGTTCTTCCATTTCTCGTGGCTGTCGGTGGCCGAGCACGTGGGCGGCTTCGTCGAGACGCTTTTCCTCGGCTTCAAGGCGCGCCGCGAAAGCAAGCAGGACCGCATCATCGGCGAGGCGGCCAAGGTCGTGCGCACCGAAACCGTGGAAGTGCAGCGGGTCAAGATCGAGGAGGCCGCGCCGGTGCAGATCGTGCGGCCCCAGGCGGTGCCCAAGCACGAACGCGTGGAGCGCGAGAAGCAGCAGCCGCTGTTCGCCGATATCCAGGACTCCGACCTGCCGCCGCTGGCGCTGCTGGACCCCATCCCCACGCACCAGGAAACCGTCAGCGCCGAAACGCTGGAATTCACCTCGCGCCTGATCGAGAAGAAGCTCAAGGATTTCGGTGTCGAGGTCAAGGTGGTGGCGGCCTATCCGGGCCCGGTCATCACCCGCTACGAAATCGAGCCGGCCACCGGCGTCAAGGGCAGCCAGGTGGTCAACCTGGCGCGCGACCTGGCGCGTTCGCTGTCGCTGGTTTCCATCCGGGTGGTGGAAACCATCCCCGGCAAGATCTACATGGGGCTGGAGCTGCCCAACCCCAAGCGCCAGACGGTGCGGCTGTCCGAGATCCTCGGCTCGCAGGTCTACAACGAGAGCGCGTCCAACCTCACGATGGCGCTGGGCAAGGACATCGCCGGCAAGCCCATGGTTGCCGATCTGGCCAAGATGCCGCACTGCATGGTGGCGGGCACCACCGGCTCCGGCAAGTCGGTCGGCATCAACGCCATGATCCTGTCGCTGCTCTACAAGGCCAAGGCCGAGCAGGTGCGGCTGATCCTGATCGACCCCAAGATGCTGGAGATGAGCGTCTACGAAGGTATCCCGCATCTGCTGTGCCCGGTGGTGACCGACATGCGCCAGGCCGGCAACGCCCTGAACTGGGCGGTCGGCGAGATGGAGCGGCGCTACAAGCTGATGAGCAAGCTGGGCGTGCGCAACCTGGCCGGCTACAACAAGAAGATCGACGAAGCCGCCTCGCGCGAGGAGAAGCTTCCCAACCCGTTCAGCCTGACCCCGGACGCACCCGAGCCGCTTGAGAAGCTGCCGATGATCGTGATCGTGATCGACGAGCTGGCCGACCTGATGATGGTGGTGGGCAAGAAGGTGGAAGAGCTGATCGCGCGCATCGCGCAGAAGGCCCGCGCCGCCGGCATCCACCTGGTGCTGGCCACGCAGCGTCCGTCAGTCGATGTGATCACCGGCCTGATCAAGGCTAACGTGCCGACCCGCATCGCCTTCCAGGTCAGCAGCAAGATCGATTCGCGCACCATTCTTGATCAGCAGGGCGCGGAAGCGTTGCTCGGCATGGGCGACATGCTCTACCTGGCGCCGGGCACCGGTGTGCCGATCCGCGTCCACGGCGCCTTTGTCTCCGACGATGAAGTGCACCGCGTGGTCGAAAAGCTCAAGGAAGGCGGCGAAACCAACTACATCGAGGGCATCCTCGAAGGCGGCGTGGCCGAGGGCGACCTGGGCGGCGATGGCATGGGCGGTGGCGCGGGCATTGGCGGCGGCGGCGAGGCCGATCCGCTCTACGACCAGGCTGTCGACGTGGTGCTGAAGAACCGCCGCGCCTCGATTTCCCTGGTGCAGCGCCACCTGCGCATCGGCTACAACCGTGCCGCGCGGCTGCTGGAGGACATGGAAAAGGCTGGCCTGGTCTCCGCCATGTCGGGCAACGGGAATCGGGACATCCTGGCCCCGGCAGGCACCGCCCGCGAGGAAGAATAA
- the glnK gene encoding P-II family nitrogen regulator: MKQITAIIKPFKLDEVREALADVGVTGLTVTEVKGFGRQKGHTELYRGAEYVVDFLPKIKIEVVVAENQLDTVLDAIVKAAHTGKIGDGKIFVTEIERVIRIRTGEQDEAAV; the protein is encoded by the coding sequence ATGAAGCAGATTACCGCCATCATCAAACCGTTCAAGCTGGACGAAGTGCGCGAGGCGCTGGCTGACGTCGGCGTGACCGGCCTGACGGTAACCGAGGTGAAGGGCTTTGGCCGCCAGAAGGGACATACCGAGCTGTATCGCGGCGCTGAGTATGTGGTCGACTTCCTGCCCAAGATCAAGATCGAGGTCGTGGTTGCCGAGAACCAGCTCGACACCGTGCTGGACGCCATCGTCAAGGCAGCGCACACCGGCAAGATCGGCGACGGCAAGATCTTCGTGACCGAGATCGAGCGCGTGATCCGCATCCGCACCGGCGAGCAGGACGAAGCCGCCGTTTAA
- a CDS encoding trimeric intracellular cation channel family protein, producing MHLPLDLLMGRLPLILHVMEVVGVLAFAVSGVVDARKQRFDAVGTFVVAFATAFGGGTVRDVLLDRRPFYWVDHEGYVILIFVMSLGASFVLRVVSRVASERTMITADAIGLGLFSVTGTSLALVAQMTPTVAVMMGIISSVFGGVVRDVLCNEVPMILRDRSPYATCAFVGCCVYVGLTWLQAEQELALLAGAITITAARLLCVRFGWKLPS from the coding sequence ATGCATCTGCCGCTCGATCTCCTGATGGGGCGGTTGCCCCTGATCCTGCATGTCATGGAAGTGGTGGGCGTGCTCGCCTTTGCCGTCTCCGGCGTGGTCGATGCGCGCAAGCAGCGCTTCGATGCCGTGGGCACTTTCGTGGTGGCGTTCGCCACCGCTTTCGGCGGCGGCACGGTGCGCGACGTGTTGCTGGACCGCCGCCCCTTCTACTGGGTCGACCACGAAGGCTATGTGATTCTGATCTTCGTGATGTCGCTCGGCGCGTCGTTCGTGCTGCGGGTGGTCAGCCGGGTGGCGTCCGAGCGCACCATGATCACGGCCGATGCGATCGGCCTGGGGCTGTTTTCGGTCACCGGCACATCGCTCGCGCTGGTGGCGCAGATGACCCCGACCGTAGCGGTCATGATGGGCATCATCTCTTCGGTGTTCGGTGGCGTGGTACGCGACGTGTTGTGCAACGAGGTGCCGATGATCCTGCGTGACCGCTCGCCCTATGCCACCTGTGCCTTCGTCGGCTGCTGTGTCTATGTTGGCCTGACCTGGCTGCAGGCCGAGCAGGAACTGGCCTTGCTGGCGGGCGCCATCACCATCACGGCGGCGCGCCTGCTGTGCGTGCGCTTCGGCTGGAAGTTGCCGAGCTAG
- a CDS encoding Smr/MutS family protein, whose translation MTHGARKPTKPANPAASPPKRFGLTDLAGLRDSLKADTERREAERRAADEAAQRAREEADVFRSSVGNVNTLRDRNRVTPAPRHPAPVPVQTQLDDKAVLAASLSDEFDVENLLDTDETLSFRRPGIGMDVVKKLRRGEWVPQDKIDLHGLRSEEAREALAEFVRRSVKRGVRCVRVIHGKGNGSPDKTPVLKGKVRSWLVQKEEVLAFVQARGAEGGAGALMVLLRQPHA comes from the coding sequence ATGACGCACGGCGCCAGAAAGCCCACCAAACCCGCCAACCCCGCCGCCAGCCCGCCCAAGCGTTTCGGCCTGACCGACCTGGCCGGCTTGCGCGACTCCCTCAAGGCCGACACCGAGCGGCGCGAAGCCGAGCGCCGCGCGGCGGACGAAGCCGCGCAGCGCGCCCGCGAAGAAGCCGACGTATTCCGCAGCAGCGTAGGCAACGTCAACACCCTGCGCGACCGCAACCGCGTCACTCCCGCGCCCCGCCATCCGGCACCCGTGCCGGTACAAACCCAGCTGGACGACAAAGCCGTGCTGGCCGCGTCGCTTTCCGACGAGTTCGACGTCGAGAACCTGCTCGATACCGACGAAACCCTGTCGTTCCGCCGCCCCGGCATCGGCATGGACGTGGTCAAGAAGCTGCGCCGCGGCGAATGGGTGCCCCAGGACAAGATCGACCTGCACGGCCTGCGCAGCGAAGAAGCGCGCGAGGCACTGGCCGAGTTCGTGCGGCGCTCGGTCAAGCGTGGCGTGCGCTGCGTGCGCGTGATCCACGGCAAGGGCAATGGCTCGCCGGACAAGACGCCCGTGCTCAAGGGCAAGGTGCGCAGTTGGCTGGTACAGAAGGAAGAAGTGCTGGCCTTCGTGCAGGCACGCGGCGCCGAGGGTGGCGCCGGCGCGCTGATGGTGCTGCTGCGCCAGCCGCACGCCTGA
- the lolA gene encoding outer membrane lipoprotein chaperone LolA, translated as MRIRILASACAAAAMLSLTATAAMAAGTDQLQAFVAGVKSAKGEFTQRQVKGQGDSLKVAGTSSGTFAFSRPGKFTWRYVKPYDQLLQADGQTLYIYDKDLNQVTERKLDGALGSSPAAILFGSNDLEKNFVVKNGPTRDGVEWLELTPRAKDTQFERIGIGFKSGNLEAMELRDAFGNTTLLTFSAMQKNPVLPADTFRFAVPKGADVLKQ; from the coding sequence ATGCGAATCCGCATTCTCGCGTCGGCATGCGCCGCGGCGGCCATGCTGTCGCTGACAGCGACGGCGGCCATGGCGGCCGGCACCGACCAGCTCCAGGCCTTCGTGGCGGGCGTGAAGAGCGCCAAGGGCGAATTTACCCAGCGCCAGGTCAAGGGGCAGGGCGACAGCCTCAAGGTGGCAGGCACCTCCAGCGGCACCTTCGCTTTTTCGCGCCCGGGCAAGTTCACCTGGCGCTACGTCAAGCCGTACGACCAGTTACTGCAGGCCGACGGCCAGACGCTCTACATCTACGACAAGGACCTCAACCAGGTCACCGAGCGCAAGCTCGATGGCGCCCTGGGGTCCAGCCCCGCCGCGATCCTGTTTGGCAGCAATGACCTGGAAAAGAACTTTGTCGTGAAGAACGGCCCCACGCGCGACGGCGTGGAGTGGCTTGAACTCACGCCCAGAGCCAAGGACACACAGTTCGAGCGCATCGGCATCGGCTTCAAGAGCGGCAACCTGGAAGCGATGGAGCTGCGCGATGCCTTTGGCAACACGACGCTCCTGACCTTCAGCGCGATGCAGAAGAACCCCGTGCTGCCGGCCGACACCTTCCGGTTTGCGGTGCCCAAGGGCGCCGACGTGCTCAAGCAATGA
- the trxB gene encoding thioredoxin-disulfide reductase, producing MAKHAKVLILGSGPAGYTAAVYAARANLQPVLITGLAQGGQLMTTTDVENWPADANGVQGPELMQRFLEHAERFNTEIIFDHIHTAKLTERPIRLVGDAGEYTCDSLIIATGASAQYLGLPSEELFMGRGVSACATCDGFFYKNQEVAVVGGGNTAVEEALYLSQIASKVTVLHRRDKFRAEPILVDRLLQREKEGRVEIRWNSVLEEVTGDDSGVTGLKVRNVNTGTVEDLKLAGVFVAIGHKPNTELFEGQLEMHNGYIVTKSGLAGDATATSIPGVFAAGDVQDHIYRQAITSAGTGCMAALDAQRYVEALQ from the coding sequence ATGGCCAAACACGCAAAAGTGCTGATTCTCGGTTCCGGCCCCGCCGGCTATACCGCCGCCGTCTACGCGGCCCGTGCCAACCTGCAGCCGGTGCTGATCACCGGGCTGGCCCAGGGTGGCCAGCTGATGACCACCACTGACGTGGAAAACTGGCCCGCCGACGCCAACGGCGTGCAAGGCCCGGAACTGATGCAGCGCTTCCTGGAGCATGCCGAACGCTTCAACACCGAAATCATCTTCGATCACATCCACACCGCCAAGCTGACCGAACGCCCGATCCGCCTGGTGGGCGATGCCGGTGAATACACCTGCGATTCGCTGATCATCGCCACCGGCGCCTCGGCCCAGTACCTCGGCCTGCCGTCGGAAGAGCTGTTCATGGGCCGCGGCGTGTCGGCCTGCGCCACCTGCGACGGTTTCTTCTACAAGAACCAGGAAGTGGCCGTGGTCGGCGGCGGCAACACCGCCGTGGAGGAAGCCCTCTACCTGTCCCAGATCGCCAGCAAGGTGACCGTGCTGCATCGCCGCGACAAGTTCCGCGCCGAGCCGATCCTGGTCGACCGCCTGCTGCAGCGCGAGAAGGAAGGCCGCGTGGAAATCCGCTGGAACTCCGTGCTGGAAGAAGTGACCGGCGACGACTCCGGCGTGACGGGCCTGAAGGTGCGCAACGTGAACACCGGCACGGTCGAAGACCTCAAGCTGGCGGGCGTGTTCGTGGCCATCGGGCACAAGCCGAACACCGAACTGTTCGAAGGCCAGCTCGAGATGCACAACGGCTATATCGTCACCAAGAGCGGCCTGGCCGGCGATGCCACGGCCACCAGCATCCCGGGCGTGTTCGCAGCCGGCGACGTGCAGGACCACATCTATCGCCAGGCGATCACCAGCGCCGGCACGGGCTGCATGGCAGCCCTGGATGCACAGCGCTACGTGGAAGCCCTGCAGTAA